The DNA window GGGTGAACGCTTTGCGCCAAAGAAACACCGATGCAGTGCCGGCTTGCTTAAGAGGGAAATGCTGTTAATTCGCAATAAAAATAAATAACGCAAGGCAGTGTATGCGGTGGGAATGAACGAAGATAGCCGCGAATGATCGGCGTAAACATAAAAAAAGCGCGGCCTGCGCCGCGCTTTTTAGCCACTGAAGAAAGAAAGACTTAAACTGCGGCTTTCGCCCAGGTATCACGCAGGCCGACGGTGCGGTTAAACACCAGGTGCGTGGCCGCAGCATCGCGGCTGTCTGCGCAGAAGTAACCTTCGCGCTCAAACTGGTAGGCTTTTTCCGGTTGTGCACCGGCCAGGCTTGGCTCAACGAAGCCCTGTTTGATCACCAGCGATTCCGGGTTAATGGTCGAGAGGAAATCCTCTGCCGCGCCCGGGTTCGGCACGCTGAACAGGCGATCGTACAGGCGAATTTCCGCCGGCAGCGCGTGCGCCACAGACACCCAGTGGATCACCCCTTTCACCTTGCGGCCATCAGCCGGATCCTTGCTTAGCGTTTGCGCATCATAGCTGCAATAGATGGTGGTGATGTTCCCCTGTTCGTCTTTCTCAACGCGTTCGGCTTTAATCACGTAGGCGTTACGCAGGCGCACTTCTTTACCCAGCACCAGACGCTTGTACTGCTTGTTGGCTTCTTCACGGAAATCCGCGCGATCGATATAGATCTCACGGCTAAATGGCACCTCACGGCTGCCCATTTCCGGCTTATTCGGATGGTTAGGCATGGTGACCATCTCAACATCTTCGCCTTTGTTTTCGATGACCACTTTCACCGGATCCAATACCGCCATGGCGCGCGGCGCGTTCTCGTTAAGATCGTCCCGGATGCAGGATTCCAACGCCACCATTTCCACGTTGTTATCTTGTTTGGTGACGCCTATCCGCTGGCAGAACTCACGGATCGATGCCGCGGTATAACCACGGCGGCGCAGGCCGGAAACGGTCGGCATACGCGGATCGTCCCACCCTTCCACGATGTTTTCCGTCACCAGCTGGTTCAGCTTGCGCTTGGACATAATCGCGTACTCAAGATTGAGGCGCGAAAACTCGTACTGACGCGGGTGGCACGCGATGGTGATGTTATCCAGCACCCAGTCATACAGGCGGCGGTTATCCTGGAATTCCAGCGTGCACAGCGAATGCGTGATCCCTTCCAGCGCATCGGAAATGCAGTGAGTGAAATCGTACATCGGATAAATGCACCATTTGTCGCCGGTCTGGTGGTGATGGGCGAACTTGATGCGGTACAGCACCGGATCGCGCATCACAATGAACGGCGATGCCATATCAATTTTGGCACGCAGGCACGCCGTGCCTTCAGCGAATTCGCCCTGGCGCATTTTTTCAAACAGCACCAGGTTTTCATCCACGCTGCGATCGCGGTACGGGCTGTTTTTACCCGGCGCCGTCAGGGTGCCGCGGTATTCACGGATTTGTTCAGGCGACAGTTCATCAACGTAAGCCAGGCCCTTGGTGATCAACTCCACTGCATAGCCGTACAACTGATCGAAATAGTTCGAGGAATAGCAAACGTCGCCGCTCCACGTGAAGCCCAGCCATTCCACATCGCGCTTGATTGACTCAACAAACTCCACGTTTTCCTTAACCGGGTTGGTGTCGTCAAAGCGCAGATTGCACTGGCCGTGATAATCCCTGGCAATGCCAAAGTTCAGGCAGATAGACTTCGCATGGCCAATATGCAGATAGCCATTAGGTTCAGGCGGGAAGCGGGTATGAATCGTGGTGTGCTTCCCTGAAGCCAGATCTTCATCAATAATCTGGCGGATAAAGTTGGTTGGGCGGGCTTCAGCCTCACTCATTGTTCTATTCCTCAAAGACAAAACGCGACATATAACCGCCTATGATCCAACAAGCCACGCCCGGAAACAACCGTTAGTTTCACGAAAAGCGCAGCTTGCGGCCACCTCATGCTTAAGATAGCCACAGCCCAGCATTTGTGCCGTTCTTCCATAACAAAAGCGGGAAGAGATCGCTCCCTTCCCGCCTCATTATTCAGGCCGTTTTTGCTATGCGCGATAGCGCGCCCTGGCTTTACGCCTTATTTTTGGATCTCAAACAGCAGGGTCTGGCCAGCCACCACCTGCCCGCTAGCCAACTCGGCCAGGCCGGCATAGTCTTCAATGTTGCTGACGATCACCGGGCTCACCATTGAACGCGCGTTGGCATTCAGGAAGGCCAGATCCAGCTCCAGAACCGGTTGGCCGGCTTTCACCGCCTCGCCTTCCTGCACCAGGCGTTTAAAGCCCTGGCCGTTCAGCGCCACGGTATCAATGCCGATGTGGACGACAATTTCGGCGCCTTTATCGGTTTCCAGGCAAAACGCATGGTCGGTGTTGAAGATTTTCACCACGGTGCCGTCTGCCGGCGCCACGACGGTTTTATCAGTTGGGCGAATGGCAACGCCTTCCCCGACCGCTTTGCTGGCAAAGGCTTCATCCGGCACCTGCTCCAACGGCACCACTTCACCGGTGATCGGCGCCAGCAAGCGCTGGAACGCCGCCTTCGGTGCATTCGGCACCGCCTGCGATTTGGCCTGGGTAGCGGGTTCAACCGCCGCCGCTGCAACCGCGGCGGCAACCGGGCCGGCGGAAATAACGCTGCGCATCGCGCTGGCGATCAGTTCGGCACGGGTGCCGACAATAATCTGCACGCTCTGCTTGTTCAACCGGATCACCCCGGAAGCGCCCAGGCGTTTCGCCAGGCCATCATTAACCAGCGCAGAATCCTTCACATTCAGGCGCAGGCGGGTGATGCAGGCATCAATCCCCGTCAGATTATCGCTGCCGCCAATGGCGGAAACATAGCGGCGAGCCAGCGCGGAGGTTTCACTTTCATCCCGGTTGGCGCTGTTATCCACATTCACATCATAACCGTCGCTCTCATCACCGGTAGCCGCCAGTTCACGCCCTGGAGTCATCAGGTTGAATCGGGTGATGGTGAAGCGGAACACCAGGTAGTAAATGACGAAGAACACCAGCCCTTGCGGGATCAGCATATACCAGTGGGTTGCCAGCGGGTTGCGCACCCACAGCATCATATCCACCAGCCCGGCGCTAAAGCCAAAGCCGGAAATCCAATGCATGCTGGCGGCGATGAACACCGAGATCCCGGTCAGCACCGCGTGAATCACATACAGCACCGGGGCCACAAACATGAAGGAAAACTCAAGCGGCTCGGTGATGCCGGTAAAGAAGGCCGCAAAGCCGGCAGCCAGCATAATCCCGGCCACTTTCGCCTTATTCTCTGGGCGCGCGCAGTGATAAATCGCCAGCGCCGCCCCCGGCAGGCCGAACATCATGATCGGGAAGAAGCCGGCCTGATAGCGGCCGGTAATGCCCACCACCGCTTTGCCGGCATCAATGGACTGCTGGCCGCCGAGGAAGTTAGGGATATCGTTAATCCCGGCGACGTCAAACCAGAACACCGAGTTCAGCGCATGGTGCAGGCCGACCGGGATCAACAGGCGGTTAAAGAAGGCATAAATACCGGCGCCAACCGCGCCCATTTTCTGGATGTGCTCACCGAAGCTCACCAGCGCGTTGAAGATCATCGGCCAGACATACATCAGGATGAAAGCAACGAGGATCATCAGGAAAGAGATCAGGATCGGCACCAGGCGGCGGCCGCTGAAGAAGGACAATGCCTTCGGCAGTTCAACGCCGCTGAAGCGGTTGTATATCTCCGCCGAGATCACCCCCACCAGAATACCAACGAACTGGTTTTCTATTTTACCGAATGCGGCGGGCACCTGCTCCACCGGGATTTTTTGGATCATTGAGACGGCGGCAGGTGAACACAGGGTGGTCAGCACCAGGAAGCCGACAAAGCCGGTCAGCGCGGCGGCGCCGTCTTTGTCTTTCGACATGCCATAAGCCACACCAATGGCAAACAGCACAGCCATATGGTCAATGATGGCCGAACCGGATTTGATCAACAATGCGGCAAACGCATTATCGCCCCCCCAGCCGACGGGATCGATCCAATACCCCACCCCCATCAGGATTGCGGCTGCCGGTAGCGTGGCAACCGGCACCATCAGGGCCCGGCCTACTTTTTGTAAATAACTAAGAATATTCACCTTTTCCCCCTACTGATCCGCGAGCGGAATCTTATTAGTTGTTATTGATGCTACTCACTACTTTTTGGAAAACTCCATGGCACGCATGACTCGCACCGAGTGTAAAAAGAATATTTTTCATCGCAAATTAAAACCTCATTATTTGTGATGCACATCACTAATAATGAGTCTTTTATAACCGTATTGCTAGCCACAACACAAAACTTATTTTATGATTCGAAAAATCAAAGCATGCGGTGATTCATACAGGAGCCATCAAGCTGAGTTACGCTTAGAGCTCCTGCCCAGGGCCCGTTTCGCTCCCGTTTTAGTTTACTTACAGAGGTGTATGATGAGACTGATACCACTACAAGATACCGTACAAGTCGGCAAATGGGCGGCACGCCATATTGTGCAACGCATCAACGCGTTCAACCCCACCGCAGAGCGCCCGTTCGTTCTCGGGCTGCCCACCGGCGGTACGCCGCTGGAAGCATACAAACACCTGATCGCCATGCACAAAGCCGGTGAAGTCAGCTTCAAACATGTGGTTACCTTCAATATGGATGAATATGTTGGTCTGCCGCAAGAGCACCCGGAAAGCTATCACACCTTCATGTACCGTAATTTATTTGATCACATTGATATCCCGCGCGAAAATATCAATCTGCTGAATGGTAATGCGCCGGATGTGGACGCCGAGTGCCGTAGCTACGAAGAGAAAATCAAATCTTACGGTAAGATTCACCTGTTTATGGGCGGCGTCGGCATTGATGGGCACATTGCGTTTAACGAGCCGGCCTCATCCCTGGCCTCTCGCACCCGCATCAAGACATTGACCGAAGAGACCCGCATTGCCAACTCACGCTTCTTTGGCGGCGATGTCAATCTGGTGCCTAAATATGCCCTGACCGTAGGCGTCGGCACGCTGCTGGATGCCGAAGAAGTGATGATTCTGGTTACCGGCCATGCCAAAGCGCAAGCGCTGGCGGCCGCGGTGGAAGGTAATATCAACCACCTGTGGACGATCAGTTGCCTGCAGTTGCATGCCAAAGCCGTTATGGTTTGCGACGAGCCTTCCACGATGGAATTGAAAGTCAAAACCGTTAAGTATTTCCGCGCGTTAGAAGCGGAAAACATGAAAAATCTTTAATCTCTGCAGGGGGCTACATGTTCGCTTTAACTCACGGCCGTATCTACACCGGCCACGATGTGCTTGATAACCACGCGGTTGTCATTGCTGATGGCCTGATTGAACGGGTCTGCCCACAAGACCAGTTGCCCGCCGGGATCGAAACGCGCGATCTGGGTGGCGCCATGCTAGCCCCCGGTTTCATTGACGTTCAGCTTAACGGCTGCGGCGGCGTGCAGTTTAACGATTCGCTGGCGGCCATCTCGGTTGAAACGCTGGAAATCATGCAGCGCGCCAATGAAAAATCCGGCTGCACCAGCTATCTGCCGACGCTGATCACCTGCAGCGACGAATTTATGAAGCACGGCATCGAAGTGATGCGTGCCTATCTGAAAAAACACCCGAATCAGGCGCTGGGCCTGCATCTGGAAGGGCCCTACCTCAACCCGGTGAAAAAAGGCACCCACAACCCGGCGTTTATCCGCAAGCCCGACAGCCAGATGGTGGATTACCTGTGCGCCCATGCCGATGCCATCAGCAAAATCACGCTGGCGCCGGAAATGGTCGAGCCGCACGTTATCCGCCAGTTGTCTGAAGCCGGCATCATCGTTTCCGCCGGCCATGCCAACGCCACCTACGCCGAAGCCCGCGCCGGCTTTGCTGCGGGCATCACTTTCGCCACCCATTTATACAACGCCATGCCTTATATCACCGGCCGCGAACCGGGCCTGATCGGCGCGGTGTTTGATACGCCAGAGATCTATACCGGTATCATCGCCGACGGCCATCACGTGGCCTGGGCGAGTATCCGTAACGCTAAACGTATTAAAGGTGATAAATTGGTGCTGGTCACCGACGCGACTGCTCCGGCAGGCGCCGATATTGATCAATTTATTTTTGCCGGTAAAACAATATACTATCGCGACGGAATTTGCGTAGACGCCAACGGCACCCTGAGCGGGTCCGCGCTGACCATGATTCAAGCGGTGCAAAACAGCGTGGAACATATCGGCATTGCGCTGGATGAAGCGCTGCGGATGGCAACGCTGTACCCGGCGCGCGCCATTGGCGTGGCTCATCGCTTAGGCACCGTCGAGGCCGGCAAGGTCGCTAACCTGACCGCTTTTACCCGTGATTATAAAATCACCAAGACTCTCGTTAACGGTAACGAGGTGTAATTAATGAACAGCGAGTAACATTTTGATGAGCACCGGTGGCCAGGCACAAATAGGTAATATTGATTTAGTTAAACAGCTCAACGGCGCCGCCGTTTACCGCCTGATCGACCAGCAAGGCCCGATCTCGCGTATTCAAATTGCCGAACTGAGCCAGCTTGCCCCCGCCAGCGTCACAAAAATTACTCGCCAGTTGCTGGAGCGCGGGCTGATCAAAGAAGTCGATCAGCAAGCCTCTACCGGCGGGCGCCGTGCGATCTCCATCGTAACGGAAACCCGCTATTTCCATACGATTGCCGTGCGGCTTGGCCGCTACGACGCCACAATTACCCTGTATGACATGAGCGGCAAATCGCTGGGCGAAGAGCACTATACGCTGCCCGAGCGGACGCAAGAGACGCTGGAACACGCGCTGTTTGCCGCCATCGCTCAATTTATTGAAAGCTACCAGCGCAAGCTGCGTGAACTGATCGCCATTGCCGTTATTTTGCCCGGCCTGGTAGATCCGGTGCAGGGCGTGGTGCGCTATATGCCGCATATCAGCGTGAATAACTGGGCGCTGGTGGATAACCTGCAGCAGCGCTTTAACGTCACCAGCTTTGTCGGCCACGATATCCGCAGCCTGGCGCTGGCAGAGCACTACTTTGGCGCCACGCGCGACTGCGAAGACTCCATCCTGGTGCGGCTGCACCGCGGCACCGGCGCCGGGATTATCGTCAACGGGCAGATCTTCCTCGGCACCAACGGCAACGTCGGCGAGATTGGCCATATCCAGATCGATCCCCTCGGCGAGCGCTGCCACTGTGGCAACTTCGGCTGCCTGGAAACCGTGGCCGCCAATGCCGCCATTGAACACCGGGTGCGCAACCTGCTGACGCAGGGCTACCCGAGCAAACTGACGCTGGACGACTGTAACATCAGCGCCATCTGCAAGGCTGCCAACCGCAGCGATCTGCTGGCCAGCGAAGTGATCGAACACGTCGGCCGCGATCTGGGCAAAGCCGTGGCGATCGCCATTAACCTGTTCAACCCGCAGAAAGTAGTGATCGCCGGCGAAATTACCGAAGCCGAGAAAGTGTTGCTGCCGGCCATTCAAAGCTGCGTGAATACCCAGGTGCTGAAAGACTTCCGCAAAAATCTGCCGATAGTCACCTCCGAACTCAACCATCAATCCGCCATTGGCGCTTTTGCGCTGGTTAAGCGGGCCATGCTCAACGGCGTGCTATTACAGCGGCTGCTGGAAAGCTGAGCCTTCGCGCGGCAAGGCATGTTATTTTCACGCCTTGCCCTGCTGCTATTATGAGAACCGTAAACAATGACCATAAAAAACGTTATCTGTGACATCGACGGCGTACTGATGCATGACAATACGGCCATCCCGGGCGCCGATCTGTTTTTAGCGCGCATCCAGGAACAAGGTATGCCGCTGGTTATTCTGACCAACTATCCTTCCCAGACCGCGCAGGATTTGGCAAACCGCTTTGCCGCTGCCGGGCTGGAAGTACCGGAAAGCGCGTTTTATACCTCCGCCATGGCCACCGCCGATTTCCTGCGCCGCCAGGAAGGTAAAAAGGCCTATGTGGTGGGGGAAGGCGCGCTGATCCACGAGCTGTACAAGGCCGGCTTTACCATTACCGATATCAACCCGGATTTCGTCATCGTTGGGGAAACCCGCTCCTATAACTGGGATATGATGCACAAGGCGGCCTATTTCGTGAATAACGGCGCCCGCTTTATCGCCACCAATCCGGATACCCACGGCCACGGTTTTGTTCCCGCCTGCGGCGCGCTGTGCGCCCCAATTGAAAAAATCACCGGCCGCGTGCCTTTCTACGTCGGCAAACCCAGCCCGTGGATTATCCGTGCCGCGCTCAATAAGATGCAGGCGCATTCGGAAGACACGGTGATCGTCGGCGATAACCTGCGCACCGATATTCTGGCGGGCTTCCAGGCCGGGCTGGAAACCGTGCTGGTGTTGTCCGGGGTTTCCACCCTCAACGATGTGGAAACCATGCCGTTCCGCCCGAGCTACATATTCCCATCCGTCAGCGATATCACCATCTTCTGATCCCCCGGCGGCCACGCCGCCAGGCAGATACGCCACGGCGGCCATGCGCCGCCTTAGCACACTCCCCGTTGCCCAAAGCTGCCTTTATGCCGCCCCGACGGCGCAAAACACCATTTCAGCAAACACCCGATTCACTTTGTATAAAAAAGACGCATCCGGATGAAAATTGAATATTCGCTAACTTTAGGCGTTTAAAAATGAAGATCCGTTAATTTTCCGCCCCCCGCCAACAACTATTTTTCCGGCCGGCGTTAAAACGCTTGCATCTACCGGCCCTTTTGACGCATTTTCATAAACACAACGCAGCTATACCGCCAGATACCCTGGCAAAGCCTGAATAATTCGAGTAGCAAGCCAACGCTTGTACAGCTTGAAATATGACGGGTAAAAAACGGCAATGCTGCTATAAATAACACCACGAAAAGTCGTTAGGAGAGTTTGTATGTGTTCTATTTTTGGCGCGCTTGATCTGAAATCCGATCCCACGGAACTGCGCAAAACAGCGCTGGAAATGTCGCGCCTGATGCGCCACCGCGGCCCAGACTGGTCTGGCGTATATGCCAGCGATAAAGCCATTCTTGCGCATGAACGCCTGTCCATCGTTGACGTTAACAACGGTGCGCAACCTTTATACAACGCCGCTCACACCCACGTGCTGGCGGTTAACGGTGAAATCTACAACCATCAGGCGCTGCGTCAGCAACTGAGCGAACGCTATGCGTTCCAAACCGGCTCCGACTGCGAAGTGATCCTCGCGCTGTATCAGGAAAAAGGCCCGGAATTCCTTGACGAACTGCAGGGCATGTTCGCTTTCGCCCTGTACGACAGTGAAAAAGACGCTTACCTGATCGGCCGTGATCACCTGGGCATTATCCCGCTGTACATGGGTTACGACGAAAACGGTACCCTGTATGTCGCTTCCGAAATGAAAGCGCTGGTGCCAATCTGCCGCACGATCAAAGAATTCCCGGCGGGCAGCTACCTGTGGAGCCAGGACGGTGAAATTCGCTCCTACTATCAGCGCGACTGGTTCGATTACGAAAACGTCAAAGACAACGTCACCGACGCCAACGAACTGCGTGATGCGCTGGAAGAGTCCGTGAAAAGCCACCTGATGTCCGACGTGCCATACGGCGTGTTGCTGTCGGGCGGTCTGGATTCATCGGTCATTTCCGCAATCACCAAAAAATATGCCGCGCGCCGCGTTGAAGATGCAGAGCGTAGCGAAGCCTGGTGGCCGCAGTTGCACTCCTTCGCCGTTGGGCTGGAAGGCTCACCGGATCTGCGCGCCGCGCAGGAAGTGGCCAACCATTTGGGCACCGTGCACCATGAGATTCACTTCACCGTGCAGGAAGGCCTGGATGCTATCCGCGATGTGATTTACCACATCGAAACCTACGATGTCACGACCATCCGCGCCTCAACGCCGATGTACCTGATGTCGCGTAAAATCAAGGCGATGGGCATCAAAATGGTGCTGTCGGGCGAAGGTTCGGACGAAGTGTTCGGCGGTTATCTGTATTTCCACAAGGCGCCAAACGCCAAGGAACTGCATGAAGAAACCGTGCGCAAACTGCAGGCGCTGCATATGTTCGACTGCGCCCGTGCCAACAAGGCCATGTCAGCCTGGGGCGTGGAAGCGCGCGTACCGTTCCTGGATAAAAAATTCCTCGACGTCGCAATGCGCATCAACCCGCAGGACAAAATGTGCGGCAACGGCAAAATGGAAAAACACATCCTGCGCGAGTGCTTTGAGTCTTATCTGCCGTCCAGCGTGGTTTGGCGCCAGAAAGAACAGTTCTCCGACGGCGTTGGCTACAGCTGGATTGATACGCTGAAAGAAGTGGCTGCGAAGCAAGTCACCGATCAACAGCTTGAAAACGCACATTTCCGTTTCCCGTACAACACGCCGACCTCGAAAGAAGGCTACCTGTACCGCGAAATTTTTGAAGAGCTGTTCCCGCTGCCAAGCGCGGCAGAATGTGTGCCTGGCGGCCCGTCAGTGGCCTGTTCTTCCGCCAAGGCGATTGAATGGGATGAGTCCTTCAAGAAAATGGACGATCCATCCGGCCGTGCGGTTGGCGTGCACCAGTCTGCCTACCAATAAGCGGGCTGGCAGTACCCACAAGGCGAACCTCCAGGTTCGCCTTTTTATTACACTTTTGCTCTGCAAACACTCTAATTGCTGTTTTTATCACCATACTGTTCACAAGCCAGACAAACGGCAGCGGCGGCGGCTTTTTCGGGAAAAAACTTGTTGACGCAAATCGGTCATATACGCATAATGCGCCCCGCAACGCTGATGAAGGCAGCGCGAAAAAGATGGCTACGTAGCTCAGCTGGTTAGAGCACATCACTCATAATGATGGGGTCACAGGTTCAAATCCCGTCGTAGCCACCATCTTTTTGCGGGAGTGGCGAAATTGGTAGACGCACCAGATTTAGGTTCTGGCGCCGCA is part of the Gibbsiella quercinecans genome and encodes:
- the glnS gene encoding glutamine--tRNA ligase, whose product is MSEAEARPTNFIRQIIDEDLASGKHTTIHTRFPPEPNGYLHIGHAKSICLNFGIARDYHGQCNLRFDDTNPVKENVEFVESIKRDVEWLGFTWSGDVCYSSNYFDQLYGYAVELITKGLAYVDELSPEQIREYRGTLTAPGKNSPYRDRSVDENLVLFEKMRQGEFAEGTACLRAKIDMASPFIVMRDPVLYRIKFAHHHQTGDKWCIYPMYDFTHCISDALEGITHSLCTLEFQDNRRLYDWVLDNITIACHPRQYEFSRLNLEYAIMSKRKLNQLVTENIVEGWDDPRMPTVSGLRRRGYTAASIREFCQRIGVTKQDNNVEMVALESCIRDDLNENAPRAMAVLDPVKVVIENKGEDVEMVTMPNHPNKPEMGSREVPFSREIYIDRADFREEANKQYKRLVLGKEVRLRNAYVIKAERVEKDEQGNITTIYCSYDAQTLSKDPADGRKVKGVIHWVSVAHALPAEIRLYDRLFSVPNPGAAEDFLSTINPESLVIKQGFVEPSLAGAQPEKAYQFEREGYFCADSRDAAATHLVFNRTVGLRDTWAKAAV
- the nagA gene encoding N-acetylglucosamine-6-phosphate deacetylase, which encodes MFALTHGRIYTGHDVLDNHAVVIADGLIERVCPQDQLPAGIETRDLGGAMLAPGFIDVQLNGCGGVQFNDSLAAISVETLEIMQRANEKSGCTSYLPTLITCSDEFMKHGIEVMRAYLKKHPNQALGLHLEGPYLNPVKKGTHNPAFIRKPDSQMVDYLCAHADAISKITLAPEMVEPHVIRQLSEAGIIVSAGHANATYAEARAGFAAGITFATHLYNAMPYITGREPGLIGAVFDTPEIYTGIIADGHHVAWASIRNAKRIKGDKLVLVTDATAPAGADIDQFIFAGKTIYYRDGICVDANGTLSGSALTMIQAVQNSVEHIGIALDEALRMATLYPARAIGVAHRLGTVEAGKVANLTAFTRDYKITKTLVNGNEV
- the nagC gene encoding DNA-binding transcriptional regulator NagC; this encodes MSTGGQAQIGNIDLVKQLNGAAVYRLIDQQGPISRIQIAELSQLAPASVTKITRQLLERGLIKEVDQQASTGGRRAISIVTETRYFHTIAVRLGRYDATITLYDMSGKSLGEEHYTLPERTQETLEHALFAAIAQFIESYQRKLRELIAIAVILPGLVDPVQGVVRYMPHISVNNWALVDNLQQRFNVTSFVGHDIRSLALAEHYFGATRDCEDSILVRLHRGTGAGIIVNGQIFLGTNGNVGEIGHIQIDPLGERCHCGNFGCLETVAANAAIEHRVRNLLTQGYPSKLTLDDCNISAICKAANRSDLLASEVIEHVGRDLGKAVAIAINLFNPQKVVIAGEITEAEKVLLPAIQSCVNTQVLKDFRKNLPIVTSELNHQSAIGAFALVKRAMLNGVLLQRLLES
- a CDS encoding HAD-IIA family hydrolase, giving the protein MTIKNVICDIDGVLMHDNTAIPGADLFLARIQEQGMPLVILTNYPSQTAQDLANRFAAAGLEVPESAFYTSAMATADFLRRQEGKKAYVVGEGALIHELYKAGFTITDINPDFVIVGETRSYNWDMMHKAAYFVNNGARFIATNPDTHGHGFVPACGALCAPIEKITGRVPFYVGKPSPWIIRAALNKMQAHSEDTVIVGDNLRTDILAGFQAGLETVLVLSGVSTLNDVETMPFRPSYIFPSVSDITIF
- the nagB gene encoding glucosamine-6-phosphate deaminase → MRLIPLQDTVQVGKWAARHIVQRINAFNPTAERPFVLGLPTGGTPLEAYKHLIAMHKAGEVSFKHVVTFNMDEYVGLPQEHPESYHTFMYRNLFDHIDIPRENINLLNGNAPDVDAECRSYEEKIKSYGKIHLFMGGVGIDGHIAFNEPASSLASRTRIKTLTEETRIANSRFFGGDVNLVPKYALTVGVGTLLDAEEVMILVTGHAKAQALAAAVEGNINHLWTISCLQLHAKAVMVCDEPSTMELKVKTVKYFRALEAENMKNL
- the asnB gene encoding asparagine synthase B — its product is MCSIFGALDLKSDPTELRKTALEMSRLMRHRGPDWSGVYASDKAILAHERLSIVDVNNGAQPLYNAAHTHVLAVNGEIYNHQALRQQLSERYAFQTGSDCEVILALYQEKGPEFLDELQGMFAFALYDSEKDAYLIGRDHLGIIPLYMGYDENGTLYVASEMKALVPICRTIKEFPAGSYLWSQDGEIRSYYQRDWFDYENVKDNVTDANELRDALEESVKSHLMSDVPYGVLLSGGLDSSVISAITKKYAARRVEDAERSEAWWPQLHSFAVGLEGSPDLRAAQEVANHLGTVHHEIHFTVQEGLDAIRDVIYHIETYDVTTIRASTPMYLMSRKIKAMGIKMVLSGEGSDEVFGGYLYFHKAPNAKELHEETVRKLQALHMFDCARANKAMSAWGVEARVPFLDKKFLDVAMRINPQDKMCGNGKMEKHILRECFESYLPSSVVWRQKEQFSDGVGYSWIDTLKEVAAKQVTDQQLENAHFRFPYNTPTSKEGYLYREIFEELFPLPSAAECVPGGPSVACSSAKAIEWDESFKKMDDPSGRAVGVHQSAYQ
- the nagE gene encoding N-acetylglucosamine-specific PTS transporter subunit IIBC — its product is MNILSYLQKVGRALMVPVATLPAAAILMGVGYWIDPVGWGGDNAFAALLIKSGSAIIDHMAVLFAIGVAYGMSKDKDGAAALTGFVGFLVLTTLCSPAAVSMIQKIPVEQVPAAFGKIENQFVGILVGVISAEIYNRFSGVELPKALSFFSGRRLVPILISFLMILVAFILMYVWPMIFNALVSFGEHIQKMGAVGAGIYAFFNRLLIPVGLHHALNSVFWFDVAGINDIPNFLGGQQSIDAGKAVVGITGRYQAGFFPIMMFGLPGAALAIYHCARPENKAKVAGIMLAAGFAAFFTGITEPLEFSFMFVAPVLYVIHAVLTGISVFIAASMHWISGFGFSAGLVDMMLWVRNPLATHWYMLIPQGLVFFVIYYLVFRFTITRFNLMTPGRELAATGDESDGYDVNVDNSANRDESETSALARRYVSAIGGSDNLTGIDACITRLRLNVKDSALVNDGLAKRLGASGVIRLNKQSVQIIVGTRAELIASAMRSVISAGPVAAAVAAAAVEPATQAKSQAVPNAPKAAFQRLLAPITGEVVPLEQVPDEAFASKAVGEGVAIRPTDKTVVAPADGTVVKIFNTDHAFCLETDKGAEIVVHIGIDTVALNGQGFKRLVQEGEAVKAGQPVLELDLAFLNANARSMVSPVIVSNIEDYAGLAELASGQVVAGQTLLFEIQK